One Amycolatopsis thermophila DNA segment encodes these proteins:
- a CDS encoding ABC transporter permease, whose protein sequence is MLRIVVRRILSAIPLLIVLSFFVFVLLDLMQGNAAAAAAGENATPQDIAAAETRLGLDKPLLVRYWIWLTHAIRGDLGTSLTSSQSVTSLITERIPITLSLALVTLVIAVLVGVPAGVTAALHANRLLDRVITAITSVLMAVPPFVIGLVLVLVFAISASMLPATGYSPIGENGFGDWLSHLLLPALALAAISGAEVARQTRAAMADTLGQDFMRTARSKGLRAPVIIGKHGLKNAGVPIVTIVGLQASRILAGSVTIEFVFALPGFGSLAVTAVNQRDVPVILGVVMASAVAVLIVNLIVDVSYGYFNPRLRR, encoded by the coding sequence GTGCTGCGCATCGTCGTGCGACGGATCCTGTCGGCCATCCCGCTGCTGATCGTCCTGAGCTTCTTCGTCTTCGTCCTGCTCGATCTCATGCAGGGCAACGCCGCCGCGGCCGCGGCGGGCGAGAACGCGACGCCCCAGGACATCGCGGCCGCGGAGACCCGGCTCGGCCTCGACAAGCCCCTCCTCGTGCGATACTGGATCTGGCTCACCCACGCCATCCGTGGCGACCTGGGCACCTCGCTGACGTCCAGCCAGTCGGTCACCAGCCTGATCACCGAGCGCATCCCCATCACCCTGTCGCTCGCCCTGGTCACCCTGGTGATCGCGGTGCTGGTCGGTGTCCCGGCAGGCGTCACGGCCGCGTTGCACGCGAACCGCCTGCTGGACAGGGTGATCACCGCGATCACCTCCGTCCTGATGGCGGTGCCGCCTTTCGTCATCGGGCTGGTGCTGGTGCTGGTGTTCGCGATCAGCGCGTCGATGCTGCCGGCCACGGGCTACAGCCCGATCGGTGAGAATGGCTTCGGGGACTGGCTGAGCCATCTCCTGCTCCCCGCGCTCGCCCTGGCCGCGATCTCCGGTGCCGAGGTGGCCCGGCAGACGCGGGCCGCGATGGCCGACACCCTGGGCCAGGACTTCATGCGGACCGCGCGCTCAAAGGGCCTGCGCGCCCCCGTGATCATCGGCAAGCACGGGCTGAAGAACGCGGGCGTCCCGATAGTGACGATCGTCGGCTTGCAGGCGAGCCGGATCCTCGCGGGCTCGGTCACCATCGAGTTCGTCTTCGCGTTGCCGGGCTTCGGCAGTCTCGCGGTCACCGCGGTCAACCAGCGCGACGTTCCGGTGATCCTCGGCGTGGTCATGGCCAGCGCGGTGGCCGTGCTGATCGTCAACCTGATCGTCGACGTGTCCTACGGCTATTTCAACCCGAGACTCCGGCGATGA
- a CDS encoding ATP-binding cassette domain-containing protein, with the protein MTPLVEVSGLGKSYPARRNLLGRVVERTHAVRDVGFTVGAGETLGIVGETGAGKSTVGRMVLRLIEPDTGSIRMFGQDALALKGSGLRTMRRRAQMIFQDPFSSLDPRMVVRDLIGESLTVHEGLKGRRRDARVLDLLTRVGMREDHLDRYPREFSGGQLQRIAIARALTTAPDFIVCDEPVAALDVSIQAQVLNLLLDLQAERGIGFLFISHDLSLVRFLAHRTIVMRHGEIVEQGPTEQLFSDPRHPYTQALVAAIPSARPRRRQARQEAAEAKHKTTEPQDDPAVGSEV; encoded by the coding sequence GTGACCCCGCTGGTGGAGGTTTCCGGGCTGGGCAAGAGCTATCCGGCGCGACGGAACCTGCTCGGCCGGGTCGTCGAGCGCACTCACGCCGTGCGGGACGTCGGGTTCACCGTCGGCGCGGGCGAGACGCTCGGCATCGTCGGCGAAACCGGTGCGGGCAAGTCGACGGTCGGCCGCATGGTGCTGCGCCTGATCGAGCCCGACACCGGTTCGATTCGGATGTTCGGTCAGGACGCGCTGGCGCTCAAGGGGTCCGGCCTGCGTACCATGCGCCGCCGGGCGCAGATGATCTTTCAGGATCCGTTCTCGTCGCTGGATCCGCGGATGGTCGTGCGGGATCTGATCGGCGAGTCGCTGACGGTGCACGAGGGGTTGAAAGGTCGAAGGCGCGACGCCCGCGTCCTCGACCTGCTGACGCGGGTCGGGATGCGCGAGGATCACCTCGACCGGTATCCGCGGGAGTTCTCCGGCGGGCAGTTGCAGCGCATCGCGATCGCACGGGCGCTGACCACCGCGCCGGACTTCATCGTGTGCGACGAACCGGTCGCCGCGCTCGACGTCTCCATTCAGGCGCAGGTGCTCAACCTGTTACTGGATCTGCAGGCCGAACGCGGCATCGGTTTCCTGTTCATCTCCCATGACCTCTCGCTGGTACGGTTTCTCGCGCACCGCACGATCGTCATGCGCCACGGTGAGATCGTCGAGCAGGGGCCGACGGAACAGCTGTTCTCCGATCCCCGGCATCCCTACACCCAAGCGCTCGTCGCGGCCATCCCCTCGGCGCGCCCGCGACGCCGGCAGGCCCGCCAGGAGGCAGCGGAGGCAAAGCACAAGACCACGGAACCACAGGACGACCCGGCCGTCGGATCGGAGGTCTGA
- a CDS encoding ABC transporter permease, producing MTQTSTTAPTPAEAPLAGRRRRAGRTVRQLRRNRSVMIALGFLVLVALAAVLAPVLAPADPAAQDLVNQLQGPSSAHLLGTDNFGRDVLARALFGARVTLLAVIQALAIAGVAGIPLGLVAGFAGRWVDAVLSRISDALLSLPPLILALAIVGILGPGLTNVMIAIGVVLAPPLFRLARGAAQSITRETFVEACRAMGYSPWRIVWRHVLPNASSPLLVQLTFSAGVIIIAEASLSFLGLGVQPPDASWGTMLRDAFDAIYDSPWFMAAPAVLIVLTILAFAVLGDGLRDALEGRGITTDRGPRGVRRLVRMATTRGHRAQPEPGEDKTRTAP from the coding sequence ATGACCCAGACCTCCACCACCGCGCCCACGCCTGCCGAGGCCCCCCTCGCAGGCAGACGACGGCGTGCGGGCCGCACCGTGCGGCAGCTTCGACGCAACCGCTCGGTGATGATCGCGCTGGGCTTCCTGGTACTCGTGGCGCTGGCCGCGGTACTGGCACCGGTGCTGGCCCCGGCCGATCCGGCCGCCCAGGACCTGGTAAACCAGCTCCAGGGCCCCAGCTCCGCGCACCTGCTCGGCACCGACAACTTCGGCCGGGACGTGTTGGCCCGCGCCCTGTTCGGCGCACGGGTCACGCTGCTCGCGGTGATCCAGGCGCTGGCCATCGCCGGGGTGGCGGGCATTCCGCTGGGGCTGGTCGCCGGGTTCGCCGGCCGCTGGGTGGACGCGGTGCTCAGCCGTATTTCGGACGCGCTGCTCAGCCTCCCGCCGCTGATCCTCGCGCTGGCCATCGTCGGGATCCTCGGCCCGGGTCTGACCAACGTCATGATCGCTATCGGGGTCGTTCTCGCGCCGCCGCTGTTCCGCCTGGCCCGCGGTGCCGCGCAATCGATCACGAGGGAGACCTTCGTCGAGGCGTGCCGGGCGATGGGCTACTCGCCATGGCGCATCGTGTGGCGGCACGTGCTGCCCAACGCCAGCTCGCCGCTGCTGGTCCAGCTGACGTTCTCGGCCGGCGTGATCATCATCGCCGAAGCGAGCCTGAGCTTCCTCGGGCTCGGCGTCCAGCCCCCCGACGCGAGCTGGGGAACGATGCTGCGGGACGCGTTCGACGCGATCTACGACTCGCCCTGGTTCATGGCCGCCCCGGCCGTGCTGATCGTACTGACGATCCTGGCCTTCGCCGTCCTCGGCGACGGCCTGCGGGACGCGCTCGAAGGCCGCGGCATCACCACCGACCGCGGACCCCGGGGCGTCCGCCGACTCGTCCGGATGGCGACCACCCGCGGCCACCGAGCACAACCTGAACCCGGGGAGGACAAGACACGGACAGCACCGTGA
- a CDS encoding ABC transporter substrate-binding protein produces MTVLLCACGGNGGSPAGGAADPNATLRFGYTVTPTGLDPHVAPSVIAQTPYLFPLYDRLTQITAGPKLEPMVAKAWTFAPDGRSVTFALRDDVSFHDGTPLRADAVKASLDRALTLPASTVKSQLSMISAVTVVDPLTVRIDTNRSAPDLPYALSATAGSIINPKSIGRPDLDRVPDGSGPYVAESVRLGDGVTYKRAPSYWDPRAIKLAGLEIRGITNDNARLSALRSGEIDAMLSKVGQYDKASSLGPGFAFHSYPAAATYAIFLNTAHPVLDRVKVRQALNYAIDRDALNRAVLAGQCPPNGQPLTQVYQGAGYLPSPPVTYTHDVAKAKQLLAEAGVPDGFEMKMLVAAGLSPQDRMAPVVQAQLAEIGVKVTIDSQDAVQAFAMWKPGTTADAYLQTRTAGPTGAMTLRDSYLLPGRSPGPMPGGFADAVTAAFDAGLSADQVDHTLQTASTLAVEQPPDVFLCALPTQVAYRSGVVGMDSMGQSDFQGVVDLRYVGMTKR; encoded by the coding sequence GTGACCGTGCTTCTGTGCGCATGCGGCGGGAACGGCGGGAGCCCGGCCGGCGGAGCTGCGGACCCGAACGCGACGCTCCGCTTCGGCTACACGGTCACCCCGACGGGCCTCGACCCGCACGTCGCGCCCTCGGTGATCGCCCAGACGCCGTACCTGTTCCCGCTCTACGACCGGCTGACCCAGATCACCGCCGGGCCCAAGCTCGAGCCCATGGTGGCGAAGGCGTGGACGTTCGCTCCGGACGGCCGGTCGGTCACCTTCGCACTGCGCGACGACGTGAGCTTCCACGACGGCACCCCGCTGCGGGCGGACGCGGTCAAGGCCAGCCTGGACCGGGCGCTCACACTGCCCGCCTCCACCGTCAAAAGCCAGCTCTCGATGATCAGCGCGGTGACCGTCGTCGACCCCCTGACCGTCCGGATCGACACCAACCGCTCCGCCCCGGACCTGCCCTACGCGCTTTCGGCCACCGCGGGCTCCATCATCAACCCGAAGTCGATCGGCCGCCCCGACCTCGACCGGGTCCCGGACGGTTCGGGGCCTTACGTCGCGGAGTCGGTCCGGCTCGGTGACGGCGTCACCTACAAGCGAGCGCCGTCGTACTGGGATCCCCGGGCGATCAAGCTCGCGGGCCTCGAGATCCGTGGCATCACCAACGACAACGCGCGGCTCAGCGCCCTGCGCTCGGGCGAGATCGACGCGATGCTGTCCAAAGTCGGCCAGTACGACAAGGCGTCCTCGCTCGGGCCCGGCTTCGCTTTCCACTCCTATCCCGCCGCGGCGACATACGCGATCTTCCTGAACACCGCGCACCCCGTTCTCGACCGGGTGAAGGTTCGCCAGGCCCTGAACTACGCGATCGACCGGGACGCGCTCAACCGCGCCGTCCTGGCCGGGCAGTGCCCGCCCAACGGGCAACCGCTCACCCAGGTCTACCAGGGCGCCGGGTACCTCCCGAGTCCGCCCGTGACCTACACCCACGACGTGGCGAAGGCGAAGCAGCTGCTCGCCGAGGCGGGCGTGCCGGACGGCTTCGAGATGAAGATGCTCGTCGCCGCGGGCCTGTCACCGCAGGACCGGATGGCGCCCGTCGTGCAGGCGCAGCTCGCCGAGATCGGGGTCAAGGTGACCATCGACTCCCAGGACGCCGTCCAGGCGTTCGCGATGTGGAAGCCCGGCACCACGGCCGATGCCTACCTGCAGACGCGCACGGCGGGGCCGACCGGGGCCATGACCCTGCGGGACAGCTACCTCCTGCCGGGACGCTCGCCGGGGCCGATGCCCGGCGGCTTCGCCGACGCCGTCACCGCGGCCTTCGACGCCGGGTTGTCCGCCGACCAGGTCGACCACACGCTGCAGACGGCTTCCACCCTGGCCGTCGAGCAGCCACCGGACGTGTTCCTGTGTGCCCTGCCCACGCAGGTGGCCTACCGCAGCGGAGTCGTCGGCATGGACTCCATGGGCCAGTCGGATTTCCAGGGTGTCGTCGACCTGCGTTACGTCGGCATGACGAAGCGCTGA
- a CDS encoding ABC transporter ATP-binding protein has protein sequence MEFRTERGWVRVVDGVDLTVGRGETVGLVGESGSGKTVTSLAAMGLLPRGQHRIPQGTIRLAGRDLIGLSERALADLRGDQVAMIFQEPRRSLDPAFTVGDQIAEVFRRHRGLSRRAALGEAAAMLDAVGIADAGKRVHDYPHQFSGGMCQRVMLAMALACRPTLLIADEPTTALDVTVQAEMLRLMNEMQAELGVSILFITHDLGVVAEMCDRVAVMYAGQIVESGVLEELFHRPHHPYTEGLLAAIPDHTAPGERLRSIPGAVPAPWALPRGCRFHPRCDYAVAGRCDAGSNPLHAGPDERPARCVRLGELDLAGVPQ, from the coding sequence GTGGAGTTCCGGACGGAGCGCGGCTGGGTGCGCGTGGTCGACGGGGTGGACCTGACCGTCGGCCGCGGCGAGACCGTCGGGCTCGTGGGTGAATCGGGGTCCGGCAAGACGGTCACCTCGCTCGCGGCGATGGGCCTGCTGCCTCGTGGGCAGCATCGGATCCCCCAGGGCACCATCCGGCTCGCGGGGCGCGACCTGATAGGCCTGTCCGAGCGCGCGCTCGCCGACCTCCGCGGGGACCAGGTCGCGATGATCTTCCAGGAGCCGCGGCGGAGCCTCGATCCCGCCTTCACCGTCGGCGACCAGATCGCCGAGGTGTTCCGCCGGCATCGCGGGCTGTCCCGCCGGGCCGCGCTGGGGGAGGCGGCGGCGATGCTGGACGCCGTCGGCATCGCCGACGCGGGCAAGCGGGTACACGACTACCCGCACCAGTTCAGCGGCGGCATGTGCCAGCGCGTGATGCTGGCCATGGCACTGGCGTGCCGCCCGACCCTGCTCATCGCGGACGAGCCGACGACCGCGCTCGACGTGACCGTGCAGGCCGAGATGCTGCGGCTGATGAACGAGATGCAGGCCGAGCTCGGGGTATCGATCCTGTTCATCACACACGATCTCGGTGTGGTCGCGGAGATGTGCGACCGGGTCGCGGTGATGTACGCCGGGCAGATCGTCGAATCCGGCGTCCTGGAGGAGCTGTTCCACCGTCCCCACCACCCCTACACCGAGGGGCTGCTGGCGGCCATCCCGGACCACACAGCACCGGGCGAGCGACTGCGTTCGATCCCGGGCGCCGTACCCGCACCGTGGGCCCTGCCGCGGGGGTGCCGGTTCCATCCGCGCTGCGACTACGCGGTCGCGGGCCGGTGCGATGCCGGGAGCAACCCACTGCACGCCGGCCCCGACGAGCGCCCGGCTCGGTGTGTCCGGCTCGGCGAGCTCGACCTCGCGGGGGTGCCGCAGTGA